A window from Streptomyces subrutilus encodes these proteins:
- the egtC gene encoding ergothioneine biosynthesis protein EgtC yields MCRHLAYLGQEVALGRLLCDPEHSLVRQSWEPRRQRYGTVNADGFGVGWYAPGDPVPARYRRAGPVWGDETFADLARVVRSGALLAAVRDATHRGADGEAAAAPFADGRWLFSHNGAVRDWPDAVAPLAAGLPPGELLRLPARTDSALLWALVLHRLRAGDDLGTALAEPVREVAAASPGSRLNLLLTDGSAIAATAWGDSLWYLADPAAGRTVVASEPYDDDTRWCEVPPGTLLTATRTRVELTSLKESPFGEKERS; encoded by the coding sequence ATGTGCCGTCACCTCGCCTATCTGGGACAGGAGGTGGCGCTGGGGCGGCTGTTGTGCGACCCCGAGCACTCCCTGGTGCGCCAGTCCTGGGAGCCGCGCCGTCAGCGGTACGGCACGGTCAACGCGGACGGCTTCGGCGTCGGCTGGTACGCGCCGGGCGATCCGGTGCCGGCCCGCTACCGGCGGGCCGGGCCGGTCTGGGGCGACGAGACCTTCGCCGACCTCGCGCGCGTGGTGCGCAGCGGGGCCCTGCTGGCGGCCGTACGGGACGCCACGCACCGCGGGGCGGACGGGGAGGCGGCGGCCGCGCCGTTCGCGGACGGCCGCTGGCTGTTCAGCCACAACGGGGCGGTGCGCGACTGGCCGGACGCGGTGGCCCCGCTCGCGGCGGGACTGCCGCCCGGGGAACTGCTCCGGTTGCCGGCGCGCACGGATTCGGCGCTGCTCTGGGCCCTGGTGCTGCACCGGCTGCGGGCCGGGGACGACCTGGGGACGGCCCTGGCGGAGCCGGTGCGGGAGGTCGCGGCGGCTTCGCCGGGCTCCCGGCTGAACCTGCTGCTGACGGACGGGTCCGCCATCGCCGCGACGGCCTGGGGCGATTCGCTCTGGTACCTGGCGGACCCGGCGGCCGGCCGCACGGTGGTGGCGTCCGAGCCGTACGACGACGACACCCGCTGGTGCGAAGTGCCCCCCGGGACCCTGCTGACCGCCACTCGTACCCGGGTCGAACTGACCTCTCTCAAGGAGTCCCCGTTCGGGGAGAAGGAGCGCTCGTGA
- the egtD gene encoding L-histidine N(alpha)-methyltransferase: protein MTDFQLTRTLDENAAETALRADVLHGLTASPKALPPKWFYDARGSDLFEEITRLPEYYPTRAEREILLERAGEIASASGARTLVELGSGSSEKTRHLIEAMPALDTYVPVDVSESALRGAAQTLLAAHPRLRVHALVADFTRALRLPESPGPRLVVFLGGTIGNLLPAERAVFLASVRAMLSPGDALLMGTDLVKDEDVLVAAYDDARGVTAEFNKNVLTVVNRELGADFDPAGFTHVARWNREREWIEMRLRSRSDVLVKIRALDLVVPFAAGEEILTEISAKFRQDGVRGELAAAGLELEQWWTDAAGRFALSLSVAGGRAG, encoded by the coding sequence GTGACCGACTTCCAGTTGACCCGGACCCTCGACGAGAACGCGGCGGAGACCGCGCTGCGGGCGGACGTCCTGCACGGGCTGACGGCCAGCCCGAAGGCACTGCCGCCCAAGTGGTTCTACGACGCGCGGGGCAGCGACCTGTTCGAGGAGATCACCCGGCTGCCCGAGTACTACCCGACGCGGGCCGAGCGGGAGATCCTGCTGGAGCGCGCGGGGGAGATCGCCTCGGCGAGCGGCGCGCGGACGCTGGTGGAGCTGGGCTCGGGCTCCTCGGAGAAGACCCGGCACCTGATCGAGGCGATGCCGGCGCTGGACACCTACGTCCCGGTGGACGTGAGCGAGAGCGCCCTGCGGGGGGCCGCGCAGACGCTGCTCGCGGCGCATCCGCGGCTGCGGGTGCACGCGCTGGTGGCCGACTTCACGCGCGCGCTGCGGCTGCCCGAGTCGCCGGGTCCGCGGCTGGTGGTGTTCCTGGGCGGGACGATCGGGAACCTGCTGCCGGCGGAGCGCGCGGTGTTCCTGGCGTCCGTACGGGCGATGCTGTCGCCCGGGGACGCGCTGCTGATGGGTACGGACCTGGTGAAGGACGAGGACGTGCTGGTGGCGGCGTACGACGATGCGCGGGGGGTGACGGCGGAGTTCAACAAGAACGTGCTGACCGTCGTCAACCGGGAGCTGGGGGCGGACTTCGACCCGGCCGGGTTCACGCACGTGGCGCGGTGGAACCGCGAGCGCGAGTGGATCGAGATGCGCCTGCGGTCCCGGTCGGACGTGCTGGTGAAGATCCGGGCCCTGGACCTGGTGGTGCCGTTCGCGGCGGGCGAGGAGATCCTGACGGAGATCTCGGCCAAGTTCCGTCAGGACGGGGTGCGCGGAGAACTGGCCGCCGCGGGGCTGGAGTTGGAGCAGTGGTGGACGGACGCGGCGGGCCGTTTCGCCCTGTCGCTGTCGGTCGCGGGCGGAAGGGCGGGCTGA
- a CDS encoding lysophospholipid acyltransferase family protein, producing the protein MNAWLPTSPCTPEACAGHGGRTAAVPLAVLRLGAAVALLLAGILAAPPVRLLPAGPRHRLVRAWATALVRAFGIRLTVYGGPGLGGGRLVVANHISWLDIPLVAAVLPCRMLAKSDIRAWPVLGRLSDRAGTLFIERDRIRALPATVGRVTRALRVGERVTVFPEGSTWCGRAQGPFRRAAFQAALDARVPVQPVRLAYLRADGSPAGEPSFVGDDPLTASLWRIARSRGIRAEVTLLPRIPPGRHADRRGLAAAAEAAVRGSAGAAPGHATGRRGDRAAVRPPRPGPPAQPALPPATDSDRAKRPAASVHHCSNSSPAAASSPRTPS; encoded by the coding sequence ATGAACGCCTGGCTGCCCACCTCTCCCTGCACCCCCGAGGCCTGCGCCGGCCACGGGGGCCGCACCGCGGCCGTCCCGCTCGCCGTGCTCCGCCTCGGCGCCGCCGTCGCCCTGCTCCTGGCCGGCATCCTGGCCGCCCCGCCGGTGCGGCTGCTGCCGGCCGGACCGCGGCACCGGCTCGTCCGGGCCTGGGCCACCGCACTCGTCCGGGCCTTCGGCATCCGCCTCACCGTGTACGGAGGCCCCGGCCTCGGCGGCGGGCGGCTCGTCGTCGCCAACCACATCTCCTGGCTGGACATCCCACTCGTCGCCGCCGTCCTGCCCTGCCGGATGCTGGCCAAGAGCGACATCCGCGCCTGGCCGGTCCTGGGCCGGCTCTCCGACCGGGCCGGCACCCTCTTCATCGAACGCGACCGGATCCGCGCCCTGCCGGCCACCGTCGGGCGCGTCACCCGCGCCCTGCGCGTGGGCGAGCGGGTCACCGTCTTCCCCGAAGGCTCCACGTGGTGCGGGCGCGCGCAGGGACCCTTCCGCAGGGCCGCCTTCCAGGCCGCTCTGGACGCCCGCGTCCCCGTACAGCCCGTACGCCTCGCCTACCTGCGCGCGGACGGCTCCCCGGCCGGGGAGCCGTCCTTCGTCGGCGACGATCCGCTGACCGCCTCGCTGTGGCGGATCGCCCGGTCCCGCGGGATCCGGGCCGAGGTCACCCTGCTGCCGCGGATACCGCCCGGCCGGCACGCCGACCGGCGCGGCCTCGCGGCGGCGGCCGAGGCGGCCGTGCGCGGGTCGGCGGGAGCGGCCCCCGGTCACGCCACGGGGCGGCGCGGGGACCGGGCCGCAGTACGGCCCCCGCGACCGGGCCCGCCCGCTCAGCCCGCCCTTCCGCCCGCGACCGACAGCGACAGGGCGAAACGGCCCGCCGCGTCCGTCCACCACTGCTCCAACTCCAGCCCCGCGGCGGCCAGTTCTCCGCGCACCCCGTCCTGA
- a CDS encoding GNAT family N-acyltransferase, whose protein sequence is MSNPAGHGRSKEPGRTPVDPAPRARIRSRRDHRTPVPVPPPRPAGTAPGQGPRYTVRLARDEAEVRAAQRLRHQVFAGELGARLDGPEPGLDADAFDAYCDHLLVLDEETGRVVGTYRLLPPQRAAVAGRLYSEAEFDLSALAPIRPDLVEVGRSCVHPDHRNGAVIALIWAGLARYMVRTGHNWLAGCCSIPLADGGALAAATRETVLTRNLAPAEYRVTPHLPWEPRDAARPGRTELPPLLRGYLRLGAWVCGEPALDAEFGCADLYVLLSLRRTNPRYLKHFLALAPGA, encoded by the coding sequence ATGTCGAATCCAGCCGGTCACGGAAGAAGTAAGGAGCCGGGTCGCACACCTGTCGACCCGGCTCCCCGTGCCCGGATCAGGAGCCGCCGTGACCATCGCACCCCTGTCCCCGTCCCCCCTCCCCGCCCCGCGGGCACCGCCCCCGGCCAGGGCCCCCGCTACACCGTCCGCCTCGCCCGCGACGAGGCCGAGGTGCGGGCCGCCCAGCGCCTTCGCCACCAGGTGTTCGCCGGTGAACTCGGCGCCCGGCTCGACGGACCCGAACCGGGCCTCGACGCCGACGCCTTCGACGCGTACTGCGACCACCTCCTCGTCCTCGACGAGGAGACCGGCCGGGTGGTCGGCACCTACCGGCTGCTGCCCCCCCAACGCGCCGCCGTCGCCGGACGCCTCTACTCCGAGGCCGAGTTCGACCTCTCCGCCCTCGCGCCCATCCGCCCCGACCTCGTCGAGGTCGGCCGCTCCTGCGTCCACCCCGACCACCGCAACGGCGCCGTCATCGCCCTGATCTGGGCCGGCCTCGCCCGCTACATGGTCCGCACCGGGCACAACTGGCTCGCCGGCTGCTGCTCGATCCCGCTCGCCGACGGCGGCGCCCTCGCCGCCGCCACCCGGGAGACCGTCCTCACCCGCAACCTCGCCCCGGCCGAGTACCGCGTCACCCCCCACCTCCCGTGGGAACCCCGCGACGCGGCGCGCCCCGGCCGCACGGAACTCCCCCCGCTGCTCCGCGGCTACCTGCGCCTGGGCGCCTGGGTCTGCGGCGAACCGGCCCTCGACGCCGAGTTCGGCTGCGCCGACCTGTACGTCCTGCTCTCGCTGCGCCGCACCAACCCCCGCTACCTCAAGCACTTCCTCGCGCTCGCCCCCGGCGCATGA
- a CDS encoding extracellular solute-binding protein, which produces MKIRFLAACTALAAATALTGCSQLAGSADGPQKVTLWLMKGSASEDFITKFTSSFEQEHPDIDLEIKIQEWTGIGEKVNAVLAGKSKESADVIEVGNTQVAQYIETGGLSEVTLEGLRVWGSKDWLKGLSDPGSINGAQYGVPWYAANRVVIYNKDLFDDAGVKPGPKTRQEWISATQKLDKGSQQGIYLAGQNWYVLAGFIWDEGGELAVETGGQWVGTLGDDKGLAGMEFYKQLQALGDGPKDADEETPPQAQVFARGQVAQIIGTPSQAAEIEAANPALKGKLGFFPIPGKTAEKPGAVFTGGSDLIIPDKTPHRARAVEVITALISEKWQTELARTMSYVPNKTTLAHLVEGNDGAATMAVGAAQGRATPPTGRWAELEGKNPIKPYMTAVLTGQDPKQAAKTASDTISKVLSSDR; this is translated from the coding sequence GTGAAGATCCGCTTCCTTGCCGCGTGTACCGCCCTTGCCGCCGCGACCGCCCTCACGGGCTGCAGCCAGCTGGCCGGTTCGGCCGACGGCCCCCAGAAGGTGACGCTCTGGCTGATGAAGGGCAGCGCTTCGGAGGACTTCATCACCAAGTTCACCTCGTCGTTCGAACAGGAACACCCCGACATCGACCTGGAGATCAAGATCCAGGAGTGGACGGGCATCGGCGAGAAGGTCAACGCCGTCCTCGCAGGCAAGAGCAAGGAGAGCGCCGACGTCATCGAGGTCGGCAACACCCAGGTGGCCCAGTACATCGAGACCGGCGGCCTCTCCGAGGTCACGCTGGAGGGCCTGCGCGTCTGGGGCAGCAAGGACTGGCTGAAGGGCCTCTCCGACCCCGGCAGCATCAACGGGGCCCAGTACGGCGTGCCCTGGTACGCCGCCAACCGCGTGGTCATCTACAACAAGGACCTCTTCGACGACGCGGGCGTGAAGCCCGGCCCCAAGACCCGGCAGGAGTGGATTTCGGCCACACAGAAGCTCGACAAGGGCAGCCAGCAGGGCATCTACCTCGCCGGCCAGAACTGGTACGTCCTGGCCGGGTTCATATGGGACGAGGGCGGCGAACTCGCCGTCGAGACCGGCGGCCAGTGGGTCGGCACGCTGGGCGACGACAAGGGCCTCGCGGGCATGGAGTTCTACAAGCAGCTCCAGGCCCTCGGCGACGGCCCCAAGGACGCCGACGAGGAGACGCCCCCGCAGGCGCAGGTCTTCGCCCGCGGCCAGGTCGCCCAGATCATCGGCACGCCCAGCCAGGCCGCCGAGATCGAGGCGGCCAACCCCGCCCTCAAGGGCAAGCTCGGCTTCTTCCCGATCCCCGGCAAGACCGCGGAGAAGCCGGGCGCCGTCTTCACCGGCGGCTCCGACCTGATCATCCCGGACAAGACCCCGCACCGGGCCCGGGCCGTCGAGGTCATCACCGCCCTGATCAGCGAGAAGTGGCAGACCGAACTCGCCCGCACGATGAGCTACGTACCGAACAAGACCACCCTCGCGCACCTGGTCGAGGGCAACGACGGCGCGGCCACGATGGCCGTCGGCGCGGCCCAGGGCCGGGCCACACCCCCCACGGGCCGCTGGGCCGAGCTGGAGGGCAAGAACCCGATCAAGCCGTACATGACGGCCGTGCTCACCGGCCAAGACCCCAAGCAGGCGGCCAAGACGGCCTCCGACACCATCAGCAAGGTCCTCAGCTCCGACCGCTGA